A region from the Acinonyx jubatus isolate Ajub_Pintada_27869175 chromosome C2, VMU_Ajub_asm_v1.0, whole genome shotgun sequence genome encodes:
- the LOC106988640 gene encoding keratin-associated protein 24-1, with protein sequence MQSGSMSLLGYPGDCNGTSYRTHCYIPVTPSVALCSSDVSPTFGLCLPSSYQGNLWLLDNCQETYDETPSCESPSCELKTCTASCTNSCVPCNSPTVGNVGSACETTNIGSDPSCSPRTQTNGYVSDCYAPSQCASKACQTLSNGFKCFGQLNCLSNSLRPLNYCRLGSSGYRSYQNLGFIRSGFSPSCYIPRSCQFQSYLMRSSRYPSYGPMSCQPLRYFSRNFQSLSYIPSTFPPLRYLCSSCRPLSCY encoded by the coding sequence ATGCAGTCAGGCTCCATGTCTCTCCTGGGCTATCCTGGGGATTGCAATGGAACATCCTACAGAACTCACTGTTACATCCCAGTGACTCCTTCTGTTGCTCTTTGCTCCAGTGATGTAAGCCCTACCTTTGGGCTCTGCTTACCCAGCAGCTACCAAGGAAATCTCTGGCTCCTGGATAACTGCCAAGAAACGTATGATGAAACACCAAGCTGTGAATCTCCCAGCTGTGAGCTCAAGACCTGTACTGCAAGTTGTACAAACTCCTGTGTGCCCTGCAACTCTCCGACAGTGGGCAACGTTGGCAGTGCCTGTGAAACTACCAACATTGGCTCCGACCCCAGCTGCAGCCCACGCACTCAGACCAATGGGTACGTATCTGATTGCTACGCACCCAGCCAATGTGCATCTAAAGCCTGCCAGACCCTCAGCAATGGCTTCAAATGCTTTGGGCAACTCAATTGCTTGTCCAACAGTCTCAGGCCCCTAAACTACTGCAGACTGGGTAGCTCGGGGTATAGAAGCTATCAAAATCTTGGCTTCATACGCAGTGGCTTCTCACCATCGTGTTATATCCCCAGAAGCTGCCAATTCCAAAGCTATTTGATGAGAAGTTCCCGATATCCAAGTTATGGACCTATGAGCTGCCAACCGCTGAGATATTTTTCTAGAAacttccagtctctgagctacaTACCAAGTACCTTTCCTCCTCTGAGGTATTTATGCAGTAGTTGCAGACCTCTGAGTTGCTATTGA